The following nucleotide sequence is from Glycine max cultivar Williams 82 chromosome 9, Glycine_max_v4.0, whole genome shotgun sequence.
GTAATTAGTTCCGTCCAACTAAACCCACATTCAATTCATGCTTTGAGATGTGTGAACGTCTTGTAATGATGCAAACAGGTTTCCAAACGTGCTTGTAGTTGTTTATATAGAACAGGTAATACTTACAATAATGGTTTAATAGTACTTTTTGGTCCCCTAAATTCTAATTGTGCAAATTGTGTCTTCAAGTATCACAATTATGCAATTTTGATCCCTTCctctttcattatatttttattttttgacaaattttgttGGTGTGGCATTGGATGATAACTGTGAGATTTGACGCACATGCTAAGAGATCAAAAAGTGGAGTTAAGTCACGCCAGCAGCAAAATGTCAAGCAAAACATTAGTTATCATGTCATCACCCAGTGCCATGCAAACAATTACTCTACCTTGAGGACCAAAAGTGCAACTAAGTCTACTATGTTACTTACTAGTGAATCCTAGATTATGAGAATAAGTATCAATTTCACTACTTAATTTCCTAAATGAAACAAAGCTGATAGGTTGAATAAGTAAGTGATTTGGTAAAATGTTGAAATGAAGTAGGGTTTAAGCATTGGGTTAGAAACCTGAAAATTGCGCTGGAAGCTGTAGCGTAGTTGAGGATCAATGTTGATtccatggtggtggtggtggtgaagaTGTTTGGAATTGGAGGCAGGGACGTGCATGGTGGAAGTGCCATCAccctgcctcgtcactttcaGCTTTCCCTCCTTCAACGACTCTTCTTCTGTCTCCTCGCCTCTCCACGGCGCCGATGACACCAATTGCTTCTTCCCcttcttccacttcttccaCATGCTCAATGatccttttcttctcttctcttctcttcctaATCCTTTTATAATGATCCTAAGACATCTTTCTTACTCTCACCcaattaaaatgatttacatTAGGAGATCTCTCTTACTCAACCAAAACCAATTAGGATGATTACCAATCTGTTGTCTCGGATGGATGATGGGATCAGTCATCGTGCACCTCCTGAGTCCCCTTGTTATGAGGGATTTGACTTATTCCAATGTGTGAGTAATACATGACAATGACAATAACGGCAAATTCATAAGTCGTTACAATTTATCACATTCTTGTAACTCTTATGCTTTCAAATGTGTATTTAAATTCAGCAAGTCCATTAGTTATGGAGAAAATCTCCAACTGCACGTCCAACATTTAGAGTCACAGATTCAAAAGCtaactatatttttattcagTAACCTCGGAATTCATATTCAAGAAACAAATTATGTTCcctgatttatttggttgaaaCTTGAAGAAATTTGCAGTCAAGACTCAGGTAACTGCAAAGAACAAAATACTGCATTCACTTGCATACTCACATATGTAGTatgttaaaagaaagaaaataaaagttaaacctTCCAGAGCGTACAAATTTCAAGACTTCTGATTGCAGTACCCCCACTGgaatcactctctctctctcctaatGTCTCTAATGAGTAGACATCCCAACCCCTATCCCTCCAATAGGAGATATAAACTGCTGGAACTTGTTGCACTCTCCAATAATCCTCACCTCCATTTGGACGCAGTGCTGTAATAAATTCTTCAGGCATATCAAAAAGCTCTattgattttagttttgttaGGTGCTCAATGCCTAACGGTACCTGCTTCAATGAATCACAGCGCTGGATGATGAGCTTTTTAAGACCAGGCATTGCTCCCTCCTCCACAGTCATAGATTTCAGTCCATCTAAATAATCAAGTCCTAACACCTTCAGACTAGGAAACCCCTTAGCCTTGAAGTGCAATGTCTCGCCAACATAAACTTGAAGAAACTCGACATGTCTTAGATTTGGCAAATCTTGAAGATGAACCAGAGGATCCTCTTTTAACCGGCTCCATTTTAGAAACACTCGGACCAAATTCTTTAGAGAACTTATCcagtgaggaaaattgtctaGGCGCCCAGACAAGTATAACTGGTGGAGATACTGAGGAGGCCTGAAGATGTTGTGAATGTCAATTATCTCATCTTCTTCAATTGCAGTTATGGACAATGAGCGGAGATTGATCATCTTCTCAATGGATGAACACAAAGCAGCACCATCTTGTTTCCTCATCTTTCTGATGCCAAGCCTCCTGAGTCGAGTGAGTTTTCCTAGCTCAATCATCAAAGCCTGATCTGCCTCTATAAAACATAGCTTTTGCAAAGATTGCATAAGTCCTATAGGGGCAGCCACCTTGAAGCCATGCCTTGAATGTAAATTAGCATAGGATTCAATCTCATAGCGATACACCAAGAGATGGCGTAATCGTTGGAGCTCCACAATTTCAACTGGCAATACAGTGACATGAGTGTGTTTAAGATCTAATGTCTCCAACTGCTGCAGCTTCTTAATGGAACCTGGAATGCTTTTCACCTTTGTATTCTTCAAACTCAGATACTTGAGAAGGTATAGACTGACAATTTCAGCAGGAAAAACCTCCAAAGGCGCATCTTGCAAGTCTAACACCCTGAGTAACTTATAACCAGTGGAACATAATGCACGTATAGAAAAATTCTCGAGTGAATTATCTGATAAGGCAAACATTAGCAGAGACCGAAGTTGGAATGCAGTCCTATTTTGTTGCACATTATTCAATGTGTTTATGATTGATAGGCGTCGAACTTTGTCTGGCCAGGTTATATCTTGGTCTTTGGCTATTGTTGCAAAGTTCTGATCCTTTGACTTGAAATTGACAATCTCCCTTAGAAGATCATGCATTCGACAAGTCTTCATCCTGCCATCACTGGTTTTTGCTACCACTTGCAGCAGACTTCTGTCCAAGAGCTCCTTGAGGTAACTGTCTGCAACTTCCTCCAgtgtctttccttcttctccatTCACAAACCCTTCAGCTATCCACAAACGAATCAATCGCATGTGCTCAATAGCATGAAACTCGGGAAAGATGCTTAGGTACAACAAACAAGACTTAAGATAATAAGGCAACTCATTGAAACTGAGGGAAAGCACTTTCTTCATATCCTCCAGTTTGTCATTGCCTTCAATTTCAGACCCTAAACTTCTGCAAACCATCTGCCACTCTTCTATGTTGGCCCTGCCTTTTGTAGCCAATGCACCACCAATTCCTACAATTGCTAGTGGCAACCCCCCACACATTTTCAAGATTTTCCTGCAAACTTCCTCCAGATGAGGAGGGCACGAGTTACCCTGAAATGTTTTCTTGCAGAAAAGATACCAAGCTTCTTCCTCGGGTAAGAATTCGAGGTCAAAATCCTTACCCAATTCAGCACAGGAATGCAAAGCTATATCTTTCTTGCGTGTGGTAAGCATCACTCTACTGCCACGGTTGTTATTAGGCAAAGCAAGTTTGACAGAATCCCATACCTTTACTTGCCACACATCATCCAGCACAACCAGGTACCGGCTTCGCTGAAGCAGGTTCTTGATCACCTCTTTGAGCTGGTCACTCTTCATTTGTCCAACTGCTTCCGGAGCTGGTTTGCCTATGACAGTGTGGAGCTGTTGAACCAGGTCTTTCAGGAGCTCATCTAGTTTAAAAGACTGAGAAACATTGATCCAAGCATGAATCCTGAAACGCTTCTTCACTTTTGGATCATCATAGACTTGTTTAGCCAAGGTGGTTTTCCCCAACC
It contains:
- the LOC100805529 gene encoding disease resistance protein RPM1, whose product is MADSSVSFLLDKLSSLLEAEVKLQRGVREDVQHIKYELEGYKGILRVADALEDKNPELKAWVKRVRDVAHDMEDAIDEFSLGLVDQHGQGNNSSFHMNFFTRHKIASNIQGIKSRLDIISQKRPDIPWIGSGSSQRLSSRLDSQGDALLLEEADLVGIDKPKKQLSDLLFNEEAGRAVIPVYGMGGLGKTTLAKQVYDDPKVKKRFRIHAWINVSQSFKLDELLKDLVQQLHTVIGKPAPEAVGQMKSDQLKEVIKNLLQRSRYLVVLDDVWQVKVWDSVKLALPNNNRGSRVMLTTRKKDIALHSCAELGKDFDLEFLPEEEAWYLFCKKTFQGNSCPPHLEEVCRKILKMCGGLPLAIVGIGGALATKGRANIEEWQMVCRSLGSEIEGNDKLEDMKKVLSLSFNELPYYLKSCLLYLSIFPEFHAIEHMRLIRLWIAEGFVNGEEGKTLEEVADSYLKELLDRSLLQVVAKTSDGRMKTCRMHDLLREIVNFKSKDQNFATIAKDQDITWPDKVRRLSIINTLNNVQQNRTAFQLRSLLMFALSDNSLENFSIRALCSTGYKLLRVLDLQDAPLEVFPAEIVSLYLLKYLSLKNTKVKSIPGSIKKLQQLETLDLKHTHVTVLPVEIVELQRLRHLLVYRYEIESYANLHSRHGFKVAAPIGLMQSLQKLCFIEADQALMIELGKLTRLRRLGIRKMRKQDGAALCSSIEKMINLRSLSITAIEEDEIIDIHNIFRPPQYLHQLYLSGRLDNFPHWISSLKNLVRVFLKWSRLKEDPLVHLQDLPNLRHVEFLQVYVGETLHFKAKGFPSLKVLGLDYLDGLKSMTVEEGAMPGLKKLIIQRCDSLKQVPLGIEHLTKLKSIELFDMPEEFITALRPNGGEDYWRVQQVPAVYISYWRDRGWDVYSLETLGERESDSSGGTAIRSLEICTLWKV